From a single Gemmatimonadota bacterium genomic region:
- a CDS encoding glycosyl hydrolase, which yields MRRARFPLSAAALIGGFTLLAAPALQGQQAPGAVTLDQTVLDYYRWRNIGPDRGGRSIAVTGVRGRPDEAYFGAVGGGLWKTTDGGENWAPVTDHKITSASVGAVAVSETDPDFVVIGTGETCIRGNIMPGDGIYRSRDAGETWEHVAFQNVDAISKIRIHPTNPDIVFAAVFGKYSVDSDERGVFKSTDGGTTWRKVLFRNGKTGAIDISIDRNNPNVMYASLWEAYRKEYQMSSGGPGSGLFKSTDGGEHWTEITRNSGLPQEGLVGRIGVSVSRANSNRVYALVENDNGGLFVSDDAGATWTLANDDRSIRQRAFYYTHVFADPHDEDVVYLENTSLFRSTDSGKTLETINNGTHGDFHDFWIDPDNADHLVVGNDGGGAVSTNTGGAWTAEDYPTAQFYHAITTEHIPYHVCGSQQDNSTMCTPSDWNAGRYGFAANRGFGGGGGGGRGGDMTAGSVALSYVAGGGEPGYIAPDPLDLDQFYSGTNNGSYVDKFNRRLGTSREVNPYPWFYSGEPAIEIRERWQWTFPILFSKVDPTRLYVSSQRLWMTQDGGTTWQRLSDDLTRADPMTLQKSGGPITGDMNGPEVYATIFAVGPSKRDVNVIWTGSDDGLVHVTRDGGATWTNVTPPDLPDFGRVSQIDASAFETGRAYVSMRRPLLNDRAPYIWKTSDYGQTWTKIVNGIRADAYVHAVREDPTRAGLLYAATQHGVYVSFDDGAHWQELNPNLPDVPVADLIVEDNELVIGTHGRSFWILDNIAPLRQMTADLTNAPAKLFTPATGIRSGAPLILSWWLKDKPSWATLEILDASGEVVRTFQADTTTPDSTAAPDPAARYRGGPDLPLKAGISHIAWDLRADGFEVFPGMIYWGVRSSGPALPPGRYTARLTADNHTVTAPVTIERNPWITDVTDADLIAQYQFSKEVRNKVTEANRSVIAIRNVKGQLEDRLGRSDDGRLHSAAETLEGNASEVEGNIYQVRNRSGQDPLNFPIKVNNRLANLMSMAERGDGRPGNMMPEILGILTDELKGYTDRLEQIWATDLAAVNRELQRLGLPAINPNCKPEGPCPVM from the coding sequence ATGCGACGCGCACGATTCCCGTTGTCAGCAGCGGCCCTGATCGGGGGCTTCACGCTCCTCGCCGCGCCCGCCCTGCAGGGCCAGCAGGCCCCCGGGGCCGTGACCCTCGACCAGACCGTTCTCGACTACTACCGCTGGCGCAACATCGGGCCCGACCGCGGCGGGCGCTCGATCGCCGTGACCGGTGTCCGGGGCCGGCCCGACGAGGCCTATTTCGGCGCGGTGGGCGGCGGCCTCTGGAAGACCACCGACGGGGGTGAGAATTGGGCCCCGGTGACCGACCACAAGATCACCTCGGCTTCCGTCGGTGCCGTGGCGGTCAGTGAAACCGATCCGGACTTCGTGGTGATCGGGACCGGTGAGACCTGCATCCGTGGCAACATCATGCCCGGAGACGGGATCTACCGGAGCCGCGACGCCGGGGAGACATGGGAACACGTCGCGTTCCAGAACGTGGACGCGATCTCCAAGATCCGCATCCACCCCACCAACCCTGACATTGTCTTCGCAGCCGTCTTCGGCAAGTACAGCGTCGACAGCGATGAGCGGGGTGTCTTCAAGAGCACCGACGGCGGCACCACCTGGCGCAAGGTGCTGTTCCGCAACGGGAAGACCGGCGCCATCGACATCAGCATCGACCGCAACAACCCGAACGTGATGTACGCATCCCTGTGGGAGGCCTACCGCAAGGAATACCAGATGTCGAGCGGTGGCCCTGGCAGCGGCCTGTTCAAGAGCACGGACGGCGGCGAGCACTGGACGGAGATCACCCGCAACTCCGGCCTGCCCCAGGAAGGACTGGTGGGGCGGATCGGCGTGTCTGTCTCGCGCGCCAACTCCAATCGTGTCTACGCCCTGGTGGAGAACGACAACGGCGGCCTGTTCGTCAGCGACGACGCGGGGGCCACCTGGACGCTGGCGAACGACGACCGCTCCATCCGCCAGCGGGCCTTCTACTACACGCACGTCTTCGCCGACCCCCACGACGAGGATGTGGTCTACCTCGAGAACACCTCCCTCTTCCGGTCCACGGATAGCGGAAAAACGCTGGAGACGATCAACAACGGCACGCACGGGGATTTCCACGACTTCTGGATCGACCCGGACAACGCGGACCATCTGGTGGTGGGGAACGACGGTGGCGGCGCGGTCTCCACCAACACCGGGGGCGCCTGGACTGCGGAGGACTACCCGACCGCACAGTTCTACCACGCCATCACCACCGAGCACATCCCTTATCACGTGTGCGGCTCACAGCAGGACAACAGCACCATGTGCACGCCGTCCGACTGGAATGCCGGACGGTACGGGTTCGCGGCCAATCGAGGCTTCGGCGGAGGCGGGGGTGGAGGTCGCGGCGGCGACATGACCGCCGGCTCCGTTGCGCTCTCCTATGTGGCCGGCGGAGGTGAGCCGGGCTACATCGCCCCCGATCCACTGGACCTGGACCAGTTCTACTCCGGCACCAACAACGGATCCTACGTCGACAAGTTCAATCGGCGCCTGGGCACCTCCCGGGAAGTGAACCCCTATCCCTGGTTCTACTCCGGCGAGCCCGCCATCGAGATCCGGGAGCGCTGGCAGTGGACCTTCCCGATCCTGTTCTCGAAGGTCGACCCCACGCGCCTTTACGTGTCGTCCCAACGGCTGTGGATGACGCAGGACGGCGGCACCACCTGGCAGCGGCTGAGCGACGATCTCACCCGCGCCGACCCCATGACGCTGCAGAAGTCGGGCGGTCCGATCACGGGCGACATGAACGGGCCCGAGGTCTACGCCACCATCTTCGCGGTCGGACCCAGCAAGCGGGACGTCAACGTGATCTGGACCGGCTCGGACGATGGCCTGGTGCACGTCACCCGGGATGGCGGCGCCACCTGGACCAACGTGACGCCGCCCGACCTGCCGGACTTCGGCCGGGTGAGTCAGATCGACGCATCCGCCTTCGAGACCGGGCGGGCCTACGTCTCGATGCGCCGGCCCCTGCTGAACGACCGCGCGCCCTACATCTGGAAGACGTCCGACTACGGGCAGACGTGGACGAAGATCGTGAATGGCATCCGGGCCGATGCCTACGTGCACGCCGTGCGCGAGGATCCCACTCGAGCGGGGCTGCTCTACGCGGCCACCCAACATGGCGTGTACGTCTCCTTCGATGATGGCGCCCACTGGCAGGAGCTGAATCCCAATCTGCCCGACGTTCCGGTGGCGGACCTCATCGTGGAGGACAACGAGCTGGTCATCGGCACCCACGGCCGCAGCTTCTGGATCCTCGACAACATCGCGCCCCTGCGGCAGATGACTGCCGACCTGACGAATGCGCCGGCCAAGCTGTTCACACCCGCCACAGGGATTCGCTCGGGCGCGCCGCTCATCCTGAGCTGGTGGCTCAAGGACAAACCCAGCTGGGCCACGCTGGAGATCCTGGACGCCTCCGGCGAGGTGGTGCGGACGTTCCAGGCGGACACGACCACGCCCGACTCGACCGCTGCGCCCGACCCCGCGGCGCGCTACCGCGGCGGGCCCGATCTGCCGCTGAAGGCCGGTATCAGCCACATCGCCTGGGATCTGCGCGCGGACGGCTTCGAAGTGTTCCCGGGCATGATCTACTGGGGTGTGCGCTCCAGTGGACCCGCACTTCCTCCGGGGCGCTATACGGCGCGCTTGACGGCGGACAATCACACGGTCACCGCACCGGTGACCATCGAGCGCAACCCCTGGATCACCGACGTCACGGACGCGGACCTGATCGCGCAGTACCAGTTCTCCAAGGAGGTACGGAACAAGGTGACGGAAGCCAACCGCTCCGTGATCGCCATCCGCAACGTGAAGGGTCAGCTCGAGGACCGCCTGGGCCGCTCGGACGACGGACGCCTGCATTCGGCAGCCGAGACACTGGAAGGCAACGCCTCCGAGGTGGAGGGCAACATCTACCAGGTCCGCAACCGCAGTGGCCAGGATCCGCTCAACTTCCCCATCAAGGTGAACAACCGACTGGCCAACCTCATGTCGATGGCGGAGCGCGGAGATGGTCGGCCGGGCAACATGATGCCGGAGATCCTGGGGATCCTCACCGATGAGCTGAAGGGCTATACGGACCGGCTGGAGCAGATCTGGGCCACCGATCTGGCCGCCGTGAACCGCGAGCTGCAACGACTGGGGTTGCCCGCCATCAACCCCAATTGCAAACCGGAAGGACCGTGCCCGGTGATGTAG
- a CDS encoding M14 family zinc carboxypeptidase has product MSRCIRPARALLRALAVLAVFPALGQAQQAVDEEYTRLIAEHLKDSRITTELVDYLPASATVPTPLAFHGRIIGTPGELTYAADIHRYLRAIADASPRATVWSIGQTEEGREMVLMAIADEATIRDLERYKGYLRELTDPRVTSEERAQQLVESMAKPLYWLTSGMHSPETGGPEMLQELAYRLVVDESPFVQSIRDNVITFITPVIEVDGREKQVDTYYFNKERGEDEVRLPLMYWGKYVAHDNNRDGMGMLLQLTRNVLGVQLEWAPTVMHDLHEAQNYLYTSTGTGPYNEAFDPITVGEWWVLAENDVIEMTKREVPGVWTYNFYDGWTPNYMFTIAHAHNATGRFYEVASYGPDTRTLRLNGSAISREWFRPNPPLAEIEWGPRNNTNIQESAVLFSLKYMADHRSWFLENYWLKNKRSVDKGKEGPVFAWVIPAEQRRRADAAQAVNDLRFQGLEFHRADRDFEVGGTTVAKGDYIVRADQPFRTLADMYFSLQAFSLENPRPYDDTGWTFQLMRNLELKTIEDAGVLEQPMSKVTSDVLAAGGVSGRGDVLVVDHTTDANLMAFRYRHAGVSMQAAERDFDLDGHSFRAGAFIIPAADRTVLEPTLQELGLSAWATRAVPDVPMHELDLPRIGYVHSWQRTQDEGWVRAALDTYGVPYTYFSDQKLKDGNLRSRYDVIIYPHVGGSAQSQVNGIAKTGEMPLPYKRTESTPNLGGIDESDDIRGGMGWEGLVELARFVQDGGTLITEGATASIFPEYGILSGVRAEDAEGLIAPGSVHRGMITDKSSPIMYGYTGDQLPVYFKGDVVLAVGGNAGGFGFGRGGGPWQNTTPMATKPRLSPYELPAENAGTDRRERPQADEAADFRRLARQFGVGGDDEESSPRVVMSFPQQADRMLLSGALGGGQALQGRAQIVDAPLGAGHVVMFGIRPFWRWQTQGTYFLGFNAILNWNDLDARPEAVTAAEEGGRGN; this is encoded by the coding sequence ATGTCTCGCTGCATCCGTCCGGCGCGCGCACTTCTCCGTGCGCTCGCCGTCTTGGCTGTCTTTCCGGCTTTGGGCCAAGCCCAGCAGGCCGTCGACGAGGAGTATACGCGGCTGATCGCCGAGCACCTGAAAGACAGTCGCATCACGACCGAGCTGGTGGACTATCTGCCCGCCTCGGCGACCGTGCCGACGCCGCTCGCTTTCCATGGCCGCATCATTGGTACCCCAGGCGAGTTGACCTACGCCGCGGACATCCATCGCTACCTCCGGGCCATCGCCGACGCCTCGCCCCGCGCCACCGTCTGGTCGATCGGTCAGACCGAGGAGGGGCGTGAGATGGTGCTCATGGCCATCGCCGATGAGGCCACCATCCGCGATCTCGAGCGCTACAAGGGCTACCTGCGGGAGCTCACCGATCCCCGGGTCACGTCGGAGGAACGGGCGCAGCAGCTGGTCGAGAGCATGGCCAAGCCCCTCTACTGGCTGACCTCGGGGATGCACTCGCCGGAGACGGGCGGACCGGAAATGCTCCAGGAGCTCGCCTATCGGCTGGTGGTGGACGAGAGTCCGTTCGTCCAGTCCATCCGTGACAACGTGATCACGTTCATCACGCCGGTCATCGAAGTAGATGGGCGCGAGAAGCAGGTCGACACCTACTACTTCAACAAGGAGCGAGGAGAAGACGAGGTCCGGCTCCCGTTGATGTACTGGGGCAAGTATGTGGCCCATGACAACAACCGTGACGGCATGGGCATGCTGCTCCAACTCACGCGCAACGTGCTCGGTGTGCAATTGGAATGGGCTCCGACGGTGATGCACGATCTGCACGAGGCCCAGAACTACCTCTACACCTCCACCGGGACGGGTCCCTACAATGAGGCCTTCGATCCCATCACGGTCGGGGAGTGGTGGGTGCTGGCCGAGAACGACGTCATCGAGATGACCAAGCGCGAGGTACCCGGCGTCTGGACCTACAACTTCTATGACGGTTGGACTCCCAACTACATGTTCACCATCGCCCACGCCCACAACGCGACAGGGCGGTTCTACGAAGTGGCCAGCTATGGGCCCGACACGCGGACGCTGCGCCTGAACGGCAGCGCGATCAGCCGGGAGTGGTTCCGCCCCAATCCCCCGCTGGCCGAGATCGAATGGGGTCCCCGCAACAACACGAACATCCAGGAGTCGGCCGTCCTGTTCTCGCTCAAGTACATGGCGGACCATCGTTCCTGGTTCCTCGAGAACTACTGGCTCAAGAACAAACGGTCGGTGGACAAAGGAAAGGAGGGGCCGGTCTTCGCTTGGGTGATTCCGGCGGAGCAGCGCCGCCGGGCGGACGCTGCCCAGGCGGTCAACGACCTGAGGTTCCAGGGCCTCGAGTTCCACAGGGCCGACCGGGACTTCGAAGTCGGGGGCACGACGGTAGCCAAAGGGGACTACATCGTGCGCGCGGATCAACCCTTCCGCACGCTGGCCGACATGTACTTCTCGCTGCAGGCCTTCAGCCTGGAGAACCCGCGGCCCTACGACGACACGGGATGGACGTTCCAGTTGATGCGCAATCTCGAGCTGAAGACCATCGAAGATGCCGGCGTCCTGGAACAGCCCATGAGCAAGGTGACCTCCGACGTGCTCGCCGCCGGCGGCGTCAGCGGCAGAGGCGACGTGCTGGTCGTCGATCACACGACAGACGCCAACCTCATGGCGTTCCGCTATCGTCACGCCGGTGTGTCCATGCAGGCGGCGGAACGCGACTTCGACCTGGACGGCCACAGCTTCCGGGCGGGTGCGTTCATCATTCCCGCCGCCGATCGGACGGTGTTGGAGCCGACGCTTCAAGAGTTGGGACTCTCGGCCTGGGCCACGCGTGCCGTTCCGGACGTACCCATGCACGAGCTGGACCTGCCCCGCATCGGCTATGTGCACTCGTGGCAGCGCACGCAGGACGAGGGATGGGTCCGGGCGGCACTCGACACCTATGGCGTGCCCTACACCTACTTCTCCGATCAGAAGCTCAAGGACGGCAACCTACGGTCGCGCTACGACGTGATCATCTATCCGCACGTGGGCGGGAGCGCGCAGTCCCAGGTGAACGGCATTGCCAAGACGGGTGAGATGCCGCTCCCCTACAAGCGGACGGAGTCCACTCCGAACCTGGGCGGGATCGACGAGAGTGACGACATCCGTGGTGGCATGGGGTGGGAAGGGTTGGTGGAGCTGGCGCGCTTCGTTCAGGACGGTGGCACGCTGATCACCGAAGGGGCCACGGCGAGCATCTTCCCGGAGTACGGGATCCTGAGCGGCGTGCGCGCCGAGGACGCGGAGGGGCTGATCGCACCGGGTTCGGTCCATCGAGGGATGATCACCGACAAGAGCAGCCCCATCATGTACGGATACACAGGCGATCAGCTGCCGGTGTACTTCAAGGGTGATGTGGTGTTGGCGGTGGGAGGGAACGCGGGCGGCTTCGGCTTCGGTCGGGGCGGCGGACCCTGGCAGAATACCACGCCGATGGCGACCAAGCCGCGCCTCTCCCCGTACGAGCTGCCGGCCGAGAACGCCGGCACCGACCGGCGTGAGCGGCCCCAGGCCGACGAAGCAGCCGACTTCCGGCGCCTGGCCCGTCAGTTCGGCGTGGGCGGCGACGACGAAGAGAGCAGCCCCCGGGTGGTGATGTCATTCCCGCAGCAGGCGGACCGCATGCTGTTGAGTGGCGCCTTGGGTGGGGGCCAGGCACTTCAGGGTAGGGCCCAGATCGTGGATGCCCCCCTCGGCGCCGGGCATGTGGTGATGTTCGGGATCCGGCCCTTCTGGAGATGGCAGACGCAGGGCACCTACTTCCTCGGGTTCAATGCCATCCTGAACTGGAACGACCTCGACGCCCGTCCCGAGGCGGTGACGGCGGCCGAGGAGGGTGGGAGAGGGAACTAG
- a CDS encoding histidinol-phosphate transaminase gives MDRRGFVTTGMAAGLTGATASGNALGALFSRSSLWRVGKTLPNGTVKLSSNENPLGLSPSAREALVEAIVDANRYPQSGPLMDELARYLGVRPENLTLGFGSTEILQVVTQAYQGPNVPLIIAEPTFEDISDYQDTMPFEVVAIPLTSDLQHDVGRMREASRRRPSVVYFCNPNNPTGTVTSARDIDAWIADAPETTTFVMDEAYLEYVDDAAYAHCLHWIDSKPNVIVVRTFSKIFGMAGLRLGYAVTHPDTAVRLREHTVQNSPNVLASAAGIASLKDAGLVERGVAVNAEARAITQATLDQLGLEYLPTNTNFIMHRINGDLTTYINRMRDAGILVGRRFPPMLEWNRVSFGLPNEMDRWAETLKDFRKKGWV, from the coding sequence ATGGATCGCCGCGGCTTCGTCACCACTGGAATGGCAGCCGGTCTCACCGGTGCCACGGCTTCCGGGAACGCGCTCGGTGCCCTGTTCTCTCGGTCCAGCCTCTGGCGGGTGGGGAAGACGCTGCCCAACGGTACCGTCAAGCTGTCTTCGAACGAGAACCCGCTCGGGCTCTCGCCGTCGGCCCGGGAGGCGTTGGTCGAGGCCATCGTCGATGCCAACCGCTATCCGCAGTCCGGCCCGCTCATGGACGAGCTGGCCCGCTACCTGGGCGTCCGGCCGGAGAACCTCACGCTGGGCTTCGGCTCGACCGAGATCCTGCAGGTGGTGACCCAGGCGTATCAAGGACCCAACGTCCCGCTCATCATCGCCGAGCCCACGTTCGAAGACATCTCCGACTATCAAGACACGATGCCGTTCGAAGTGGTGGCGATTCCGCTGACCAGCGATCTGCAGCACGATGTGGGGCGCATGCGGGAAGCATCGAGGCGGCGGCCTTCGGTGGTCTACTTCTGCAATCCCAACAACCCTACCGGCACGGTCACCTCGGCCCGCGACATCGATGCCTGGATCGCGGATGCGCCCGAGACCACGACCTTCGTGATGGACGAGGCCTATCTCGAGTACGTCGACGACGCCGCCTATGCGCACTGTCTGCACTGGATCGACAGCAAGCCCAACGTGATCGTGGTGCGCACCTTCTCGAAGATCTTCGGAATGGCCGGCCTGCGGCTCGGCTACGCCGTGACACATCCCGACACGGCCGTGCGGCTGCGGGAGCACACCGTACAGAACAGCCCCAACGTGCTGGCCAGCGCCGCCGGGATCGCATCGCTCAAGGATGCGGGCCTCGTGGAACGGGGCGTGGCGGTGAACGCCGAAGCCAGGGCCATCACCCAGGCGACCCTGGACCAGTTGGGGCTCGAATACCTTCCCACCAACACCAACTTCATCATGCACCGAATCAACGGTGACCTGACCACCTACATCAATCGGATGCGTGACGCGGGGATCCTGGTGGGTCGGCGCTTCCCGCCCATGTTGGAGTGGAATCGCGTCTCGTTCGGACTTCCCAACGAGATGGACCGTTGGGCGGAGACGCTCAAGGATTTCCGGAAGAAGGGTTGGGTGTAG
- a CDS encoding sulfatase-like hydrolase/transferase, which yields MAIRWTLRLPFRTDRGKLWAALAAVLGLALVRRLVGAADAAEAIREALVDACILIGMALACAGAQGAGRRGDLRALLFAAVLGGYASVVFWHAYFFGIAAADRFSVLGLSLGTVAFFVRHLVPLRAWPLFVGFWALVLFAGMSARSTGRSVPRSWHPRGRGVALVGLGVIGAWAAVERHPLAVALEDARWVPARASSAEGRVYDTDALAPGLPERMAGPGPFKRVLVFVMEGVDLSSFEAARVRLDPARSFFARVEPFATRYRGYFTVDQESRTARIAMLHGRMVPYEAYDAAWSEHFGHLLRQASLVERLQAAGWKAALATPLAELPWDLRAPAWDRTVGADASDLQRSDVVCLEPTRFDRGCEDRVLLDRLGAILAGPESWFLFQPFLFGHTDAWEARTGIERVRYYDQYLAEILDRLGAEGGLRETLIVVTADHGPRRPEALQHRDAYEVPLWFVHPGFPSEERMGHFASTELGALLAEALESGRPPAARHRPLLMAMGPTTRSLFMCARSDQEFAVLQMSRNERVQVITASGADGGFAVDCARTFFDYRAGFDKDRDGIDF from the coding sequence ATGGCGATCCGCTGGACGCTCCGCCTCCCGTTCCGCACCGATCGGGGGAAGCTGTGGGCTGCGCTGGCCGCGGTCCTCGGCCTTGCACTCGTGCGGCGACTGGTTGGAGCGGCGGACGCCGCCGAGGCGATTCGCGAGGCGTTGGTCGACGCCTGCATTCTGATCGGAATGGCGCTCGCCTGCGCCGGTGCCCAGGGTGCGGGGCGGCGAGGGGATCTGCGCGCGCTCCTGTTCGCCGCTGTGCTGGGCGGCTATGCGTCGGTCGTGTTCTGGCACGCGTACTTCTTCGGCATCGCCGCAGCGGATCGCTTCTCGGTGCTGGGCCTCTCGCTGGGGACGGTGGCTTTCTTCGTGCGCCATCTCGTCCCCCTGCGCGCCTGGCCACTCTTTGTCGGCTTCTGGGCTCTCGTGCTGTTCGCCGGAATGTCTGCTCGGTCAACGGGGCGCTCGGTTCCCCGATCGTGGCACCCGCGTGGACGGGGGGTGGCCCTGGTGGGTCTCGGCGTGATCGGGGCATGGGCTGCAGTGGAGCGCCATCCCTTGGCGGTGGCGCTTGAGGACGCGCGCTGGGTCCCGGCCCGTGCCTCGAGCGCGGAGGGACGGGTCTACGACACCGATGCGCTCGCCCCGGGGCTGCCTGAGCGGATGGCCGGCCCCGGCCCGTTCAAGAGGGTCCTGGTCTTCGTCATGGAGGGCGTGGACCTGAGCAGCTTCGAGGCCGCCCGCGTGCGCCTCGATCCAGCGCGCAGCTTCTTCGCCCGCGTGGAACCCTTCGCCACGCGCTATCGTGGGTACTTCACCGTCGATCAGGAGAGTCGCACGGCGCGCATCGCCATGCTGCATGGCCGCATGGTCCCCTACGAAGCGTACGACGCGGCCTGGAGTGAGCACTTCGGTCACCTGCTGCGCCAAGCGAGCCTGGTCGAGCGCCTGCAGGCAGCGGGGTGGAAGGCAGCGCTCGCCACCCCGCTCGCCGAGCTTCCCTGGGATCTGCGGGCGCCTGCCTGGGATCGTACGGTGGGCGCGGACGCGTCCGATCTACAGCGATCCGACGTCGTCTGTCTGGAACCCACCCGATTCGACCGAGGGTGCGAGGATCGCGTGCTCCTGGACCGGCTGGGCGCCATCCTCGCCGGCCCGGAGTCCTGGTTCCTGTTCCAGCCGTTCCTTTTCGGGCACACCGATGCGTGGGAAGCACGGACCGGTATCGAACGAGTCCGTTACTACGATCAGTATCTTGCGGAGATCCTCGATCGACTGGGAGCGGAGGGTGGTCTGCGGGAGACCTTGATCGTGGTGACTGCCGACCATGGCCCTCGCCGTCCGGAGGCGTTGCAGCACCGCGATGCCTACGAGGTCCCGCTGTGGTTCGTCCATCCTGGCTTCCCCTCTGAAGAACGTATGGGTCACTTCGCCAGCACCGAGCTGGGCGCCCTGTTGGCCGAAGCACTGGAGTCTGGCCGCCCGCCCGCGGCGCGGCACCGACCCCTGTTGATGGCGATGGGGCCCACCACCCGCTCCCTGTTCATGTGCGCCCGGTCGGATCAGGAGTTTGCCGTGCTGCAGATGTCGCGAAACGAGCGCGTGCAGGTCATCACCGCTTCCGGGGCCGATGGGGGCTTCGCGGTGGATTGCGCGCGCACGTTCTTCGACTACCGGGCCGGGTTCGACAAGGATCGCGACGGCATCGACTTCTAG
- a CDS encoding amidohydrolase family protein, protein MSQRWTRAWIVLAVLALLAGCAVPDPADWVLVGASVLTADEALPEASAVAVRDGRIVFVGSDRDAERWIGAGTKVDTLEGRSVVPGFIDGHVHFSSGSSLVRGVDLTGIVDRAEWARRIRARAEELGPGAWIVGGRWDHLLEPGGTWPTREELDRIAPDNPVALSHIDGHYLWTNTRALEIAGVDARTPDPAGGQIQRDPVSGRPTGILLETASGLVQRHIPPLTPEEERAVLRETLAYANSLGLTGGHDMGGTDQLRRYADLAQTGELPLRIWYGAMARAGEGDDLEVLRDSLDEQMAALHAAQGPMVALGYVKLVADGVLSAWTAALLAPYADNPEARGLPRMEASALEDAVLRYNQAGFPVAVHAIGDGAVRMSLDAMERARNTVGPLSRPNRIEHIEVVDPADVRRFAELGVLASMNPHHCITGIDVYNHARLGDERVAWAFAWGRLRDAGASLVFGSDWATAPLDPLQQLYAATVREKPSGGPAGGWHPDNKVTMPEALAAYTLAPARAAGWDAEIGSVTVGKWADLVVLDGTLPRSPDRSLLELRVAQTYLGGSLVYQR, encoded by the coding sequence ATGTCGCAGCGGTGGACACGCGCGTGGATCGTGCTGGCGGTTCTGGCCCTCCTCGCCGGGTGCGCGGTGCCCGATCCAGCGGACTGGGTGCTCGTGGGCGCGTCGGTGTTGACCGCTGATGAAGCGCTGCCAGAGGCGTCGGCCGTGGCCGTGCGCGACGGACGCATCGTGTTCGTGGGCTCGGACCGGGACGCCGAGCGCTGGATCGGCGCCGGGACCAAGGTCGACACGCTCGAGGGGCGATCGGTGGTGCCCGGCTTCATCGATGGACACGTCCACTTCAGCAGCGGATCGTCGCTGGTCCGAGGCGTGGACCTGACCGGCATCGTGGATCGGGCCGAGTGGGCACGGCGGATCCGTGCGCGTGCGGAAGAGCTGGGTCCGGGCGCCTGGATCGTCGGTGGCCGCTGGGATCATCTGCTCGAGCCCGGCGGGACCTGGCCGACGCGCGAGGAGCTGGACCGTATCGCTCCCGACAACCCCGTCGCGCTCTCGCACATCGACGGGCACTACCTCTGGACGAACACGCGGGCCTTGGAAATCGCGGGTGTCGATGCGCGCACACCCGATCCCGCGGGCGGTCAGATCCAGCGCGATCCCGTCAGCGGGCGGCCCACGGGGATCTTGCTGGAGACGGCCTCCGGGCTCGTCCAGCGCCATATCCCGCCACTGACGCCGGAAGAGGAAAGGGCGGTGCTGCGCGAAACCCTCGCGTACGCCAATTCGCTCGGGCTGACCGGTGGCCACGACATGGGTGGGACGGATCAGCTCCGGAGATACGCGGACCTCGCGCAGACCGGTGAGCTTCCGCTGCGAATCTGGTACGGCGCCATGGCAAGGGCGGGCGAGGGGGACGACCTCGAAGTGCTCCGCGATTCGTTGGACGAACAGATGGCTGCCCTCCATGCGGCGCAGGGTCCGATGGTGGCCCTGGGCTACGTGAAGCTCGTCGCCGATGGAGTCCTCTCTGCCTGGACCGCAGCCTTGCTTGCGCCGTACGCCGACAACCCAGAGGCACGGGGCCTGCCGCGCATGGAGGCCTCCGCCTTGGAAGACGCGGTGTTGCGCTACAACCAAGCAGGATTCCCCGTCGCGGTCCATGCCATCGGAGACGGTGCCGTTCGCATGTCCCTCGATGCGATGGAACGCGCTCGCAACACGGTGGGTCCGCTGTCTCGACCCAACCGCATCGAGCACATCGAGGTGGTGGACCCCGCGGACGTCCGGCGTTTCGCCGAGCTCGGCGTGTTGGCCTCGATGAACCCGCACCACTGCATCACCGGGATCGACGTCTACAACCATGCGCGTCTCGGAGACGAGCGCGTGGCCTGGGCCTTTGCCTGGGGACGGCTCCGTGACGCCGGGGCGTCCCTGGTGTTCGGGAGCGACTGGGCGACCGCCCCGCTCGATCCGCTACAGCAGCTGTACGCCGCTACGGTCCGTGAGAAGCCGTCGGGTGGACCGGCGGGAGGATGGCATCCCGACAACAAGGTCACCATGCCCGAGGCTTTGGCCGCCTACACTCTGGCCCCTGCCCGCGCGGCCGGTTGGGACGCCGAGATCGGCTCCGTCACCGTGGGCAAGTGGGCCGACCTGGTGGTCCTGGATGGCACGCTGCCTCGGTCCCCGGACCGCTCACTGCTGGAGCTGCGGGTGGCTCAGACCTACCTCGGGGGCAGCCTGGTCTACCAGCGCTGA